The proteins below come from a single Sorghum bicolor cultivar BTx623 chromosome 4, Sorghum_bicolor_NCBIv3, whole genome shotgun sequence genomic window:
- the LOC8073815 gene encoding protein BZR1 homolog 4: MGMKGGGVGAAGGSSGGDEAWARAAGDGDGDGKQAAAVRAPSWRERENNRQRERCRRVIARRIFAGLRLYGNYALPRHCDNNNVLMALCEEAGWTVEADGTTYRKGPKPDRAGDQHMADIGGSAPAPVKNPGGASYSLTRASSPSGIMLGGGGSGGSSDPIPAWLKNQSKQLSDNSYPNFFASSSNSKAPATPQDGSAPSSPLRLRKMSRYSSPPPSSARASASNSNVLPPPPWATGAGASRFSFQTSTPPLMSTVNGRTPGPDPVSLLAGFQISNAAANKQAAAYSSSFVASGASSLGAGSSASGSGWKPWMLPPLPGRSRSGASAAIRGRGGALMSGRGGALMSGRGGALLSPLGFSFRRSGGEQAGAREEDVMTEKNADEEDGLELTLGNAATRKDRA; this comes from the exons ATGGGGATGAAGGGAGGAGGAGTAGGAGCGGCCGGAGGGAGTAGTGGGGGTGATGAGGCATGGGCTAGGGCCGcaggggacggggacggggacgggaagcaggcggcggcggtgcgGGCTCCGTCGTGGCGTGAGCGGGAGAACAACCGGCAGCGGGAGCGCTGTCGCCGGGTGATCGCGCGGAGGATCTTCGCCGGGCTGCGCCTGTACGGCAACTACGCCCTCCCCAGGCACTGCGACAACAACAACGTGCTCATGGCGCTCTGCGAGGAGGCCGGCTGGACCGTCGAGGCCGACGGCACCACCTACCGCAAG GGACCCAAGCCTGATCGGGCAGGTGATCAGCACATGGCCGACATCGGCGGGTCTGCTCCGGCTCCGGTGAAGAACCCAGGCGGAGCTTCCTACAGCCTGACCCGGGCGTCGTCACCCTCCGGCATCATGCTCGGCGGCGGTGGCAGCGGCGGGTCGTCCGACCCAATTCCGGCGTGGCTCAAGAACCAGTCCAAGCAGCTCAGCGACAACTCGTACCCAAATTTCTTCGCGAGCTCCTCCAACTCCAAGGCGCCGGCGACGCCGCAGGACGGCTCCGCGCCCTCGTCCCCGCTGCGCCTCCGCAAGATGTCGCGCTACTCCTCCCCGCCGCCAAGCTCGGCGAGGGCCTCGGCCTCCAACTCCAACGTGCTGCCGCCGCCTCCGTGGGCCACGGGTGCTGGCGCCAGCCGCTTCTCcttccagacctccaccccgcCGCTAATGAGCACCGTCAATGGCCGGACCCCCGGCCCCGACCCGGTGAGCCTGCTGGCGGGGTTCCAAATATCCAACGCCGCGGCCAACAAACAGGCAGCGGCGTACAGCAGCAGCTTCGTGGCGTCCGGCGCGTCGTCGCTCGGTGCCGGGAGCTCTGCATCTGGTTCTGGCTGGAAGCCCTGGATGCTCCCGCCGCTGCCGGGACGCAGCAGAAGTGGGGCGTCGGCCGCGATCCGTGGCCGCGGTGGCGCGCTGATGTCGGGCCGCGGTGGCGCGCTGATGTCGGGCCGCGGTGGCGCGCTGCTGTCCCCGCTCGGGTTCTCGTTCCGCAGGAGCGGCGGGGAGCAGGCGGGCGCGAGGGAGGAGGACGTGATGACCGAGAAGAACGCCGACGAGGAGGATGGCCTGGAGCTCACCCTGGGGAACGCGGCGACGCGCAAGGACCGCGCTTGA
- the LOC110434729 gene encoding protein BZR1 homolog 3-like, with protein MVTKGVGAGGSGGGDDAWARAGDENGNGSGNGKKAENNRRRERRRRAIVSRIVADGGTTYRKGPKPPAGDDQHMADVGGSSAPVNPPGGASNSLTRPSSPSGIALGGGGSGGADPVPAWLKNLSKQLSDNSYPNFFASSSNSKAPDGSPPSSPPRLRKKARYSSPPPATPPPSPTRDPNNDVLPPSWSTTTPLMMSRPVPDPVTLLAANKAPAFVASGRGGALLSPLGFYFRRSSGEQAAAGAREEEVIMTEKNPDEEEGLELTLGNAETRKDRA; from the exons ATGGTGACCAAGGGAGTTGGAGCGGGAGGGAGTGGGGGTGGCGACGACGCATGGGCTAGGGCAGGGGACGAGAACGGGAACGGGAGTGGCAACGGGAAGAAGGCGGAGAACAACCGCCGCCGGGAGCGCCGTCGCCGGGCGATCGTGTCGAGGATCGTCGCGGACGGCGGCACCACCTACCGCAAG GGACCCAAGCCTCCGGCAGGTGATGATCAGCATATGGCCGACGTTGGCGGGTCGTCTGCTCCGGTGAACCCACCAGGCGGAGCTTCCAACAGTCTGACCCGGCCGTCGTCACCCTCCGGCATCGCGCTCGGCGGCGGGGGCAGCGGCGGAGCCGACCCCGTTCCGGCGTGGCTCAAGAACCTGTCCAAGCAGCTCAGCGACAACTCGTACCCCAACTTCTTCGCGAGCTCCTCCAACTCCAAGGCGCCGGACGGCTCCCCGCCCTCGTCCCCGCCGCGCCTCCGCAAGAAGGCGCGCTACTCCTCCCCGCCACCCGCCACCCCACCACCGAGCCCGACGAGGGACCCCAACAACGACGTGCTGCCGCCTTCGTGGTCCACCACCACGCCGCTGATGATGAGCCGGCCTGTCCCCGACCCGGTGACCCTGCTGGCGGCCAACAAGGCACCGGCCTTCGTGGCGTCCGGCCGCGGTGGCGCGCTTTTGTCCCCTCTCGGGTTCTATTTCCGCAGGAGCAGCGGGGAGCAGGCGGCGGCGGGTGcgagggaggaggaggtgaTCATGACTGAGAAGAACCCCGACGAGGAGGAGGGCCTGGAGCTCACCCTGGGGAACGCGGAGACCCGCAAGGACCGCGCTTGA